In Banduia mediterranea, the DNA window CCATTCGGCGGCGTACACCGCCTTGAACTCCGGCAGAGTTGTAGCCGACGCGCTCAAAGGCAATCCCAGCGCTAGCAGGATCGGCAGAAGGGGAAGAAGTAGACGCTTCATCGAAAGGGATCCTCAAGATCCTGAAGACTCAGCGGCGCGTCGAGCGGAACCCCACGAAATTTCACTCGCCCCGCCTCGAGTCCAAGTTCACCGCGCGCGAACCACGCCACGGCTTGCGGATAGATGCGCAGCTCGATTTCAGTCATGAGCTTTTCGGCCAGCATCGCGGCGGTATGTTGGGCCGGAACCCTGAACTTCCCCTGAATTATGCGAGGCCCGCCGTCCAGCTCCGGCGTCACGAAATGCACGGTCGCACCATGTTCGGAATCGCCCGCTTCCAGAACCCGGTCATGGGTGCGCAGACCGGGGTGACGCGGCAGCAGGGACGGATGAATGTTCAGCATGCGACCCGCGAAACGCTCTAGGAAGGCATCGCCGAGCACACGCATGAACCCGGCCATGAGCACGATGTCCGGTGCCAGCGCGGACACCGCATCGGCCAGTGCGCGGTCGAAATCGGCGCGCTCGGGGTAGTTCTGGTGCGGCAGGCAGATCGCCGGAACCTTCGCCAGGCGGGCCCGCTCCAGGGCGTAGGCATCCGCCCGGTTGGACAGCACGCCGACGATGGACGCCTGCAGCGTGCCGGCCGCGGCGTGGTCCAGCAGGGCCTGGAGATTGCGGCCGCTGCCGGACACCAGAACAACGACCCGCTTCACTGTGCGCCGGATTCGCTGTAGACGACATCCTGCTGCGGGCGCGCAATGATCTGCCCGATGACCCAGGGCGCCAGACCGCGCCGCATGAAGTGCTCCAGCGTGGCCTCAAGCCCCTGCGGCGGCACCACCAGCACGAAGCCGACACCGCAATTGAAGGTGCGGTACATCTCCTCGACCGCGACATTGCCTTCCTGCTGCAGCCAGGAGAACAGCTCCGGCCACTGCCAGCTCGCGGTGTCGATCGCCGCGCCGCAGCCATCCGGAAACACACGCGGCAGATTCTCGCTGAGACCGCCGCCGGTGATGTGCGCCATCGCGTGCACGGTCTGCGTTTCCAGCAGTTCCAGCACCGGCTGGACGTAGATTCGGGTGGGCGCCAACAGCGCGTCGCCGAGGCTCGCCGCGCCCAGCGGTGTATCCAGCCCGTGGCCACCGCGCTCCAGAATCTTGCGGATCAGCGAATAGCCGTTGGAATGTGGCCCGGAGGACGGCAGGGCGATCAGCACGTCGCCCGGCGCAACCTTGGAGCCATCGATGATCGCCTCTTCCTCGACCACGGCGACGCAGAACCCCGCCAGGTCGAAATCGCCGTCCGAGTACATGCCCGGCATTTCCGCGGTTTCGCCGCCAACCAAGGCGGCGCCGGCCTGACGGCAGCCCTCCGCGATGCCGCGCACCACGCTGGTGGCGACCGCGCGGTCGAGCTTGCCGGTGGCGTAGTAGTCGAGAAAGAACAGCGGTTCGGCACCGGAGACCAGCACGTCGTTGACGCACATCGCCACCAGGTCGACGCCCAGGCCTTCGACCCGACCGCTGTCGATGCCGAGGCGCAGCTTGGTGCCGACGCCATCGGTGCCGGACACCAGCACCGGCTTGCGGTACTTGCCCGGAATGCGCATCAGCGCTCCGAAGCCGCCGATGCCACCCATGACCTCGGGGCGCATCGTCGGTTTGACGATGGACTTGATGTCATCGACCAGCGCGTCGCCTGCGTCAATGTCGACACCGGCGTCGCGATAGCTCAGCGGAGGCTTGGAATTCATGAGGAGGGCAATTCGATGCGGTGTAATATTGTAGGTTCAAACGCCTGCCCTATGGCCCTTTGGATGCCGATGCGCCCTCTTTTGCTCGTCGTGGCTCTCGCCACGGCCCCAGCTCCGCTGCTGGCACAGTTCGATTCTTCCGCCGATCCGGGCTCCAGCCTGGGGGCCGGCGCACAGATCGATCCGCAGCTCGGACCCTACGAGGCGCTGATTCCGGCACCGGACCAGAGCGACGCCGCATTGGCCTCGGCGCTGCGCAGCGCCATGCAATCGGTGATCGAACGACAGGCCGGCTACGGCGCCGCCGGCACCTACGAGGGCGAACAGCTGATGTCGCAGGCCCGCCAGTACGTGCTCAGTTACTCGTTCGAGGTCGATGCCGCGCGCACGCCGCCGCAGACCCTGCTGCGTGCGCGTTTCGACGGCAACGCCGTGCGCAGCGCCCTGGCCCGGGCCGGCATGATCACGCAGCGCCAGACCGAGGCCATCGAAATCGAAGTCAGCGGTATCGATGACCTCGCGGACTATCAGCGCGTCGCCACGCACCTGCGCAGACTCGGCAGCGTGAGGTCTGCGGCCCCGACCGCCGGCTATGGCGACGTGCTGCGCTTCAAGTTGCAGGTCGTGGGCGGCCCGAGCGCGCTGGAGCTGGCGCTGCCCACCGGCGGCCTGCTGCGGCAGCAACGCTATGGCGACGCCCACACGCCGGCCCAGTACGCGCTGGCGCGCTGAGCCCGACACCCCGACAGTCACTCGATGAATTCCCCACCCCGCCAAAGTGCATTGCTGCCCCACGGTTGGCCCTGGCTGGTGGGGCTGCTGCTGTTCGGCGTGCTGCTGTATCTGCTGTCTCCGATCATGATGCCGTTCGTGCTCGGCGCCGGTCTTTCGTACATCGGCGACCCGCTGGTCGACCGCCTGCAGAAGATTGGCCTTTCGCGCACGCTGGGCGTGTGCGTCGTCTTCGTGGTGATCGTCGGTCTGTCGCTGATCGGGCTGCTGCTGTTCGTGCCGATGCTGCAAAAGCAGCTGGTGCAGATGCTGCAGAATCTGCCGGAAACGCTGCGCTGGATTCAGGACACCGCGCTGCCGCACCTCGGCATCACCCTGCCGCCGGACCTGCAGCTCGATGCCAACGGTCTGCGGGACATCGTGCGCGAACACTGGCGCGAAGCCGGCGGCCTCGTCCAGCAGTTATGGGGCCGCATTTCCCAGTCCTCCGGCGCGCTGATCGCGTTCGCGGTGAACCTCTTGATGGTGCCGATCGTCACCTTCTATCTGCTGCGCGACTGGGATGATCTGGTGGCCTGGATCGCCGACATCATCCCGCGTCGCTGGCTGCCCACCGCGACACAACTCGCGCGCGATACCGACAGCGTGCTCGGCGCCTTCCTGCGCGGCCAGCTGCTGGTGATGCTGGCGCTGTCGGTGACCTACACCCTCGGCCTGTGGGCGGTTGGCCTCGATCTGGCATTGCTGGTCGGCACGATCGCCGGCCTCGTCAGTTTCGTGCCCTACCTCGGCGCCGCCACCGGCATTCTGCTGGGACTGGCGATGATGTTCGTTCAGACCCAGGCGCCGCTGCCGCTGCTGTGGGTCGCGCTGGTGTTCGGCGTCGGTCAGATGCTCGAAAGCATGGTCTACACGCCGCTGCTGGTCGGCGATCGGATCGGCCTGCACCCGGTCGCCGTGATCTTCGCGGTGATGGCCGGTGGCCAGCTGTTCGGCTTCATTGGCATTCTGCTGGCACTACCGGTGGCGGCAGCGGTGGCCGTGGTGCTGCGGCATACCAAACAGCGCTGGCTGGTCTCGTCCTGGTATCATGGCGGCACCGATGGCGACCCCATGCCTGAGGCGCCTGGCGACGACGCGCCGCGTCGCGACACGGACAGCGCCGCACCGTGATCGGCAGTATGCAGCTGCCGTTGTCGATGCGGCTGCCGGACAACGCCAGCTTCGAGAACTTCGTGCCCGGTCCCAATCGGGCCGCAGTGGCCGCCGTCTCCGAACCGCGCGGCGATGTGCTGCTGATCGGCGGCCCCGGCTCCGGAAAATCGCATCTGCTGCAGGCCGCGCTGCGTCAATGGCAGGCGCGCGACCGCGACGTAGCCTACGCACCGCTGGACGACGTCGACGGCGCATTGCTGGCCGCCTATGTCGATGCGGACCTGCTGGCAGTCGACGAACTCGAACGGCTACGCCCCGAACACAGTCTCGTGCTGCTGCGGGTGCTGGATACGCGCCGCGCGGCGGCACGCATCACGGTCATCGCCGCCCGCGATCGACCCGCGAACCTCGACGCAATTCCGCCCGACCTCAAGACCCGGCTGACACAGGCCGAGGTCTATCCGCTGGCACCACTGGACGATGCGGCTCGTCAGCAGCTGCTGATCCAGCGCGCGCAGGGCCGAGGCCTGTCTTTGCCGCCCGAGGTCGCACACTGGCTGCTGACGCAGTTGCCGCGCGACAGCGGCAGCCTGATCCAGGTACTGGACGAACTGGACCTGGCTTCGCTGCAGGCACAGCGCCGCCTCACGATCCCCTTCGTACGCCAAGCTCTGCGCGACGTTCGACCGCATTCCACTTGACGAACAGCACGCTGCCGGTGAACGCCAGCGCGCCGACGTAGGCCAGCGCGCGCGCCACCGGCTGGTCCAGAAACACCATCAGCGCACCGAGCACCACCACGATCAGCAGGCTGTTGGCAGCATGCGCGTAGCGCGAGCGGCGCAGCATCCACGGCATCGGCAGGGCCAGCACCAGCGCCATCAGCCAGCCGCCGGGCAGGCCGATGGCGGCACCGAACATCAAGCCCAGCTGCGCCAGCATCGCCAACCACCATGCGTACAGGCTCAGGCGCTTCGGGGCACTCATCGCGCCAGCCTCAGCGCGGTGGTCGCCACGCGCCGGCCCAGGGCCTCGCACAGCAACGCCTCGTCCTCGTCAAGCGGGCGCGGCGCGCCCACGCCAGCGACATGGCTGGCTCCGTACGGCGTGCCGCCGGTACGCGTCGATGACAGTCTCGGTTCGTTATAGGGCTGCCCCAGCAAGACCATGCCGTGGTGCAGCAGCGGCAGCATCATGCTCAGCAGCGTGCTCTCCTGCCCACCGTGCATCGTGCCGGTGGACGTGAACACCGCCGCCGGCTTGTCGATCAGACTGCCGGACATCCACAGGCCGGAGGTCGAATCGATGAAGTACTTCATCGGCGCCGCCATGTTGCCGAAGCGCGTCGGACTGCCCAGCAGCAGACCGGCGCACTGTTCCAGGTCCTGCGGCATGGCGTAGGGCGGTCCCTCGTCGGGAATCTCCGGCAGCGTCGCCTCGCTTTGCGCGGATACCGGCGGCACCGTGCGCAGGCGCGCGGCACAGCCGCTCACCGAATCGACGCCGCGCGCGATGTGACGCGCCATGGCCGCCACCGCGCCATGCCGGGAGTAATAGAGCACCAGGATTTCTGTCATCGGCGAAGTTTAACCAGCGGCCTCGTCTGACGCTTGGACCAACTTGCGAATCACTGATCACAAGCGGTGTTCGGCTACACTTCCGGCATGCGCTCCGCGATATTCACGACCCGATGACCACGCCACGAATTCTCGCGCCACTGGCACTGGCTCTGCTGTGCGCGGCCTGCAGCACACCGGGCCCCGCGCGCCGGGGACCGCCGCCGCACCGCGAAGCGCCCACACCGCTGCCGTCCCTCCCGCCAACCGCAGGGCCAAACCGTACGCCACCACGCCCCGCCGCCACGGCGATTCCGCCGACGCTGGGCGCGCGCCCGCAGGCAGCATTGATCGAGGCGCGCCTACGCGTGGCCGAGGCGCAGACGCGCCACCCCGGCTGGAACGAAGCGGACGGACTGCTGCGCCTGACCGAAGACGCCGCCGCGCGCGGCGACGATGCACTCACGCTGCACTACGCGCGCCGGACCAAGCGCCGCGCCGACCTCGCGGTGAACGATTACTACACCGCGCTGGCGCGCGCCGAGCTGGACCAGATCTACACGCACACCGGGCTCGACAATCTGCAGTTGAGCCGCGTGCAATACATCGAGAACGCGATCGTGCGCGACGACGGCCGCACCGCCTATGAACTGGCCGGCGGACTCAAGGAAGAACTCGAGATCGCGGCGCGCGCCTACCGCGTGCGCAGTGGCGAAACACTGTGGCAAATCTCGGGGCGCAAGGAGATTTACGGCAATTCTCAGCTTTGGCCATTGATCTTCGATGCCAACCGGGAAACCATGAAGTCCCCG includes these proteins:
- the purM gene encoding phosphoribosylformylglycinamidine cyclo-ligase, coding for MNSKPPLSYRDAGVDIDAGDALVDDIKSIVKPTMRPEVMGGIGGFGALMRIPGKYRKPVLVSGTDGVGTKLRLGIDSGRVEGLGVDLVAMCVNDVLVSGAEPLFFLDYYATGKLDRAVATSVVRGIAEGCRQAGAALVGGETAEMPGMYSDGDFDLAGFCVAVVEEEAIIDGSKVAPGDVLIALPSSGPHSNGYSLIRKILERGGHGLDTPLGAASLGDALLAPTRIYVQPVLELLETQTVHAMAHITGGGLSENLPRVFPDGCGAAIDTASWQWPELFSWLQQEGNVAVEEMYRTFNCGVGFVLVVPPQGLEATLEHFMRRGLAPWVIGQIIARPQQDVVYSESGAQ
- a CDS encoding DUF2066 domain-containing protein produces the protein MRPLLLVVALATAPAPLLAQFDSSADPGSSLGAGAQIDPQLGPYEALIPAPDQSDAALASALRSAMQSVIERQAGYGAAGTYEGEQLMSQARQYVLSYSFEVDAARTPPQTLLRARFDGNAVRSALARAGMITQRQTEAIEIEVSGIDDLADYQRVATHLRRLGSVRSAAPTAGYGDVLRFKLQVVGGPSALELALPTGGLLRQQRYGDAHTPAQYALAR
- a CDS encoding HdaA/DnaA family protein — its product is MIGSMQLPLSMRLPDNASFENFVPGPNRAAVAAVSEPRGDVLLIGGPGSGKSHLLQAALRQWQARDRDVAYAPLDDVDGALLAAYVDADLLAVDELERLRPEHSLVLLRVLDTRRAAARITVIAARDRPANLDAIPPDLKTRLTQAEVYPLAPLDDAARQQLLIQRAQGRGLSLPPEVAHWLLTQLPRDSGSLIQVLDELDLASLQAQRRLTIPFVRQALRDVRPHST
- a CDS encoding AI-2E family transporter, which translates into the protein MNSPPRQSALLPHGWPWLVGLLLFGVLLYLLSPIMMPFVLGAGLSYIGDPLVDRLQKIGLSRTLGVCVVFVVIVGLSLIGLLLFVPMLQKQLVQMLQNLPETLRWIQDTALPHLGITLPPDLQLDANGLRDIVREHWREAGGLVQQLWGRISQSSGALIAFAVNLLMVPIVTFYLLRDWDDLVAWIADIIPRRWLPTATQLARDTDSVLGAFLRGQLLVMLALSVTYTLGLWAVGLDLALLVGTIAGLVSFVPYLGAATGILLGLAMMFVQTQAPLPLLWVALVFGVGQMLESMVYTPLLVGDRIGLHPVAVIFAVMAGGQLFGFIGILLALPVAAAVAVVLRHTKQRWLVSSWYHGGTDGDPMPEAPGDDAPRRDTDSAAP
- the wrbA gene encoding NAD(P)H:quinone oxidoreductase is translated as MTEILVLYYSRHGAVAAMARHIARGVDSVSGCAARLRTVPPVSAQSEATLPEIPDEGPPYAMPQDLEQCAGLLLGSPTRFGNMAAPMKYFIDSTSGLWMSGSLIDKPAAVFTSTGTMHGGQESTLLSMMLPLLHHGMVLLGQPYNEPRLSSTRTGGTPYGASHVAGVGAPRPLDEDEALLCEALGRRVATTALRLAR
- the purN gene encoding phosphoribosylglycinamide formyltransferase, with protein sequence MKRVVVLVSGSGRNLQALLDHAAAGTLQASIVGVLSNRADAYALERARLAKVPAICLPHQNYPERADFDRALADAVSALAPDIVLMAGFMRVLGDAFLERFAGRMLNIHPSLLPRHPGLRTHDRVLEAGDSEHGATVHFVTPELDGGPRIIQGKFRVPAQHTAAMLAEKLMTEIELRIYPQAVAWFARGELGLEAGRVKFRGVPLDAPLSLQDLEDPFR